A region of Jonquetella anthropi DSM 22815 DNA encodes the following proteins:
- the rimO gene encoding 30S ribosomal protein S12 methylthiotransferase RimO, protein MKTAHIVTLGCPKNEADSERLAGIMARAGFSLTDKSEGVDLILLNTCGFIQPAVEEGISTMLDMETMKARGDVKALAVVGCMVNRYGDDLKKEFPTVDYWARSEQWQELIESMGATYLGDGRHILTRTPWTRYLKISEGCNCQCSYCAIPGIRGRLCSRPIDELVQEAGRLVSEGAKELCLVGQELTEYGADLYKKRSLPKLLTELEKTLPQSVWLRLFYLHPSHLDTALLEQIASSKQIVPWLDVPIQHIDNQVLERMARPPVETKIRSLFKIAREINPDFAFRTTLMVGFPGETRRQFDRLLDFVEDIQFDRLGAFTYSPEDGTKAASFPDQIPEDEKGRRYDELMSLQQSISRRRQALFVGRRLDVLVEEVDQDGTRWGRSYRDAPEIDGAVALSGSASQPGDIVSALIDDSSEYDLFGRPVESEGKS, encoded by the coding sequence GTGAAAACAGCTCACATCGTCACTTTAGGCTGTCCGAAAAACGAGGCGGACAGCGAGCGGCTTGCCGGGATCATGGCGAGGGCGGGGTTTTCCTTGACCGACAAGTCTGAGGGCGTAGACCTTATCTTACTGAACACCTGCGGCTTCATCCAACCGGCCGTCGAAGAGGGCATCAGCACCATGCTCGACATGGAAACGATGAAAGCCCGCGGCGACGTAAAGGCCTTGGCCGTCGTCGGCTGCATGGTCAACCGGTACGGCGACGACCTTAAAAAGGAATTCCCCACCGTGGACTACTGGGCGCGCTCCGAGCAATGGCAAGAGCTCATCGAGTCGATGGGAGCAACCTACTTGGGAGACGGGCGGCATATCCTGACCCGAACGCCTTGGACCCGGTATCTCAAAATCAGCGAGGGCTGCAACTGCCAGTGCTCCTACTGCGCTATCCCCGGCATTCGGGGACGGCTGTGCAGTCGCCCCATCGACGAGCTGGTTCAAGAAGCCGGCCGGCTCGTCTCAGAAGGCGCCAAAGAGCTTTGCCTTGTCGGCCAAGAGCTGACCGAGTACGGCGCTGACCTCTACAAAAAGCGTTCTCTGCCAAAACTTTTGACCGAGCTCGAGAAAACGCTGCCCCAATCGGTATGGCTTCGGCTTTTTTATCTCCACCCTTCCCACTTGGACACGGCGCTTCTCGAACAGATCGCGTCCAGCAAACAAATCGTCCCGTGGCTCGACGTGCCAATTCAGCACATCGACAATCAGGTCTTGGAGCGCATGGCCCGGCCGCCGGTGGAGACGAAAATTCGGTCGCTGTTTAAAATCGCCCGGGAGATTAACCCGGACTTTGCCTTCCGCACCACCTTGATGGTTGGTTTTCCCGGCGAGACGCGGCGCCAGTTCGACCGGCTTCTGGACTTTGTGGAGGATATCCAGTTCGACCGGCTAGGAGCTTTTACCTACTCGCCGGAAGACGGCACGAAGGCGGCTTCGTTCCCCGACCAAATCCCCGAAGACGAAAAAGGGCGGCGGTACGACGAGCTGATGTCGCTTCAGCAGTCCATTTCCCGGCGGCGGCAGGCGCTGTTCGTCGGCCGACGGCTCGACGTCCTCGTCGAAGAGGTCGATCAGGACGGCACCCGCTGGGGACGCAGCTATCGGGACGCCCCGGAAATCGACGGGGCTGTCGCCCTTTCCGGCTCGGCCTCTCAGCCGGGCGATATCGTATCCGCTCTGATTGACGACAGTTCAGAGTACGACCTGTTCGGCCGTCCAGTTGAAAGCGAAGGGAAATCATGA
- a CDS encoding phosphatidylglycerophosphatase A encodes MTDSQEKRPLGAAGWIATLAGSGRMGQAPGTIGSAEACIIAYFLPAQVMPWAILAAILVGTWASGAHARALGQSDPGEVIVDELAGQWIALAGHMVSRASAGWLIPCLALFRLFDILKPWPVNKLEKLPGGVGIMADDLLAGVEANLCLVAFRYFFQGQSGTGLLTWFL; translated from the coding sequence ATGACCGATTCTCAGGAAAAACGCCCTCTCGGCGCCGCCGGCTGGATTGCCACGCTGGCTGGCTCCGGGCGCATGGGACAGGCCCCCGGCACGATTGGAAGCGCAGAAGCCTGCATCATCGCGTACTTTCTGCCGGCTCAGGTCATGCCTTGGGCAATCTTAGCGGCCATTCTCGTCGGGACGTGGGCCAGCGGCGCTCACGCTAGAGCGCTCGGCCAGTCCGACCCGGGGGAAGTCATCGTCGACGAGCTGGCAGGCCAGTGGATCGCGTTGGCCGGCCATATGGTCAGCCGCGCCTCTGCCGGTTGGCTAATCCCCTGCCTTGCCCTGTTCCGACTTTTTGATATTCTCAAGCCGTGGCCGGTCAACAAACTCGAAAAACTGCCCGGCGGCGTCGGGATCATGGCCGACGACCTGCTGGCCGGCGTGGAGGCAAACCTCTGCCTCGTCGCCTTTCGGTACTTTTTTCAGGGCCAATCCGGCACAGGACTTTTGACATGGTTTCTTTAG
- a CDS encoding CinA family protein, producing the protein MVSLETLNEKARALQELAVRQGLTAAAAESCTGGLIGAVITSVPGSSNWYVGGVISYSNDVKVNVLGVAQSILDESGAVSAPCAASMAQGVRRLTGSDIAVSVTGIAGPDGGNAEKPVGTVWFGLQPAVGDPITLCRHFQGDRTSVRLQTVEFAFQLLRRALLGQELNGE; encoded by the coding sequence ATGGTTTCTTTAGAGACCTTAAACGAGAAAGCACGCGCCCTACAGGAGCTGGCGGTCCGCCAAGGGCTGACAGCGGCAGCGGCCGAGTCCTGCACCGGCGGGCTCATCGGCGCGGTGATAACGTCCGTGCCCGGCAGCTCGAACTGGTACGTCGGCGGCGTCATCAGCTACTCAAACGACGTCAAGGTGAACGTGCTGGGCGTGGCGCAGTCCATCCTCGACGAGTCCGGCGCCGTGAGCGCGCCCTGTGCTGCCAGCATGGCCCAAGGGGTTAGGCGCCTGACCGGCTCAGATATCGCCGTGTCGGTCACTGGAATCGCCGGGCCCGACGGCGGAAACGCGGAAAAGCCCGTCGGGACGGTCTGGTTCGGCCTTCAACCGGCGGTTGGCGATCCTATTACCCTGTGCCGTCATTTCCAAGGCGACAGGACGAGCGTCAGGCTTCAGACCGTAGAATTTGCCTTCCAACTGCTGCGCCGGGCCCTTTTAGGACAGGAGCTGAACGGTGAGTAG
- a CDS encoding 2'-5' RNA ligase family protein, whose product MSSQDSRRWFFCLPLEKPDQASFARLQCVCSPAALRPTDCRWAHVTLRFCGPLPPEASGQLIDAFPLVPLPGPFVLRGEGDVVLMGADAWSLKLDCPPQLTECVRFAAEVCRRAGLAPERRPFVPHITIGRRRGRVNAALFQPFERWSFSVEAVQLRTSTLTPQGARYQILASRSLPAAPQSQEEGKS is encoded by the coding sequence GTGAGTAGCCAAGACAGCCGGCGGTGGTTCTTCTGTCTGCCGCTGGAAAAGCCCGACCAAGCGAGTTTTGCCCGGCTACAGTGCGTCTGTTCCCCCGCCGCCCTTCGGCCGACGGACTGCCGATGGGCCCACGTCACGCTGCGGTTCTGCGGGCCACTTCCACCGGAGGCGAGCGGACAGCTGATTGACGCGTTCCCGCTCGTTCCGCTCCCCGGCCCGTTCGTCCTCCGGGGCGAAGGAGACGTCGTCCTCATGGGAGCCGACGCGTGGAGCCTGAAGCTGGACTGTCCGCCCCAACTGACCGAGTGCGTCCGCTTTGCAGCTGAGGTCTGCCGACGGGCAGGGCTGGCGCCCGAACGGCGTCCGTTCGTCCCCCATATCACCATCGGCCGGCGGAGAGGGCGGGTCAACGCGGCTCTGTTTCAGCCGTTTGAACGCTGGTCGTTTTCCGTCGAAGCCGTTCAGCTTCGGACCAGCACTTTGACGCCTCAGGGCGCCCGGTATCAGATTCTTGCAAGCCGCAGTCTCCCCGCGGCGCCTCAATCCCAAGAGGAGGGAAAATCGTGA
- the recA gene encoding recombinase RecA translates to MTKRQAPTTKEEVLTQAIDEIRSKFGEGSIMRLGDNKAIQADVISTGILPLDVALGVGGLPRGRIVEIFGPEGTGKTTLALHAIAETQASGGIAAFIDAEHALDPRLAAALGVDVESLYLAQPDSGEQALYILETLVRSSAVDMVVVDSVAALTPQAEIDGQIGDPSVGLQARLMSYGLRRLTAAIAKSRCIVIFINQLRATISTGYARGPQETTTGGRALKFYTSVRIEVRRGKNITKGEETIGHELFIKVVKNKLAPPFRTAHASLIYGQGVPKTMAVVDMSMDANILKRKGSWVTYKGETIAQGKEKVAAYLDEHPDLKEEIKAAVLAKVSESLGFVTVSEEGDEPEEGEASGGPQIDIDEEVIELTNEE, encoded by the coding sequence GTGACGAAACGTCAGGCTCCAACGACCAAGGAAGAAGTTCTGACCCAGGCCATTGATGAGATCCGAAGCAAATTCGGCGAAGGATCCATCATGCGGCTGGGCGACAACAAGGCCATTCAGGCTGACGTCATCTCCACCGGCATTCTGCCGCTCGATGTCGCTCTGGGCGTGGGTGGCCTGCCCCGAGGCCGAATCGTCGAGATCTTTGGCCCTGAGGGCACGGGAAAGACGACGCTGGCGCTTCACGCCATCGCCGAGACACAGGCATCCGGGGGCATTGCCGCGTTCATCGACGCCGAACACGCGCTCGATCCTCGGCTGGCCGCCGCTCTGGGCGTTGACGTTGAAAGCCTCTACTTGGCCCAGCCTGACAGCGGCGAGCAGGCCCTGTACATTCTGGAAACGCTCGTGCGCAGTAGCGCCGTGGATATGGTCGTCGTCGACTCGGTGGCGGCCCTGACGCCTCAGGCAGAAATCGACGGACAGATCGGCGACCCGAGCGTCGGCCTGCAGGCCCGGCTGATGTCCTACGGGTTGAGACGGCTCACCGCCGCCATCGCCAAGAGCCGGTGCATCGTCATCTTCATAAACCAGCTGCGAGCCACCATCTCAACCGGCTATGCCCGGGGCCCTCAGGAAACGACCACCGGCGGCCGAGCGCTGAAGTTCTACACGTCGGTCCGAATCGAAGTGCGGCGGGGCAAGAACATCACCAAAGGCGAGGAGACCATCGGCCACGAGCTGTTCATCAAGGTCGTCAAGAACAAGCTGGCGCCGCCGTTCCGCACCGCCCACGCCTCGCTGATTTACGGTCAGGGCGTGCCAAAGACCATGGCCGTGGTGGACATGAGCATGGACGCCAACATCCTGAAGCGCAAAGGCTCGTGGGTCACCTACAAGGGCGAGACGATCGCTCAAGGAAAGGAGAAGGTCGCAGCCTACTTGGACGAGCACCCGGATCTGAAGGAAGAGATCAAGGCCGCCGTCTTGGCGAAAGTCTCCGAAAGCCTCGGCTTTGTGACCGTCAGCGAAGAAGGGGACGAGCCGGAAGAGGGCGAAGCATCCGGCGGGCCGCAGATCGACATCGACGAAGAGGTCATCGAGCTGACCAACGAAGAGTAA
- a CDS encoding 3'-5' exoribonuclease YhaM family protein, producing the protein MSDTNRTFAEVSALSEGERFNAFGLVTSVRMLRDRNDNPYWNVELSDKTGTITAKIWGNCQWYDKRSDPAKVITSPAESPDIINLKGKTLGVLGQVGSYNGKTQYTFNKAYILNQTDERYKATALIQSSDVPIEELSRQFSELINGCSGPAGDFLRFVFDPQGPYWDMFLVYPAAVAHHHAYVHGLLEHTLGVARLAKSMAESYAGSALRPDVNVVTAGACLHDLGKLDSYLLSPGPEMTLEGTVIDHVARGYAKFCRLAEEFGLQEPLKTHLGHILLSHHGQKEFGSPVLPATPEALIVAAADNLDFLLACWSQATGALDGGTDPGQAISAWDFSAQRRFWKWRPDDPAGSEPCHTNLK; encoded by the coding sequence ATGAGCGATACGAATAGAACTTTTGCGGAAGTGTCCGCGCTCTCCGAAGGGGAGCGCTTCAACGCGTTCGGCCTCGTCACGTCCGTTCGGATGCTGCGGGACCGAAACGATAACCCCTATTGGAACGTCGAGCTGTCGGACAAAACCGGCACGATCACCGCGAAAATATGGGGAAACTGTCAGTGGTACGACAAACGCTCTGACCCTGCCAAGGTCATCACATCCCCTGCCGAGTCACCGGACATCATCAACTTGAAGGGCAAGACGCTGGGCGTCTTGGGGCAGGTTGGCTCGTACAACGGCAAGACGCAGTACACGTTCAACAAGGCCTACATTCTGAACCAGACTGACGAGCGATACAAAGCCACGGCTCTTATCCAGTCGTCCGACGTGCCAATCGAGGAGCTGAGCCGCCAGTTCTCCGAGCTCATCAACGGCTGCAGCGGCCCGGCCGGAGATTTTCTGCGGTTCGTGTTCGACCCTCAGGGGCCGTATTGGGACATGTTTCTCGTCTACCCAGCGGCAGTGGCCCATCACCACGCCTACGTTCACGGCCTGCTGGAACACACGCTCGGCGTGGCGCGGCTGGCTAAGTCCATGGCCGAAAGTTACGCCGGCTCGGCCCTGCGCCCAGACGTGAACGTGGTAACTGCCGGAGCTTGCCTTCACGACCTGGGGAAACTGGACTCGTACCTGCTCTCCCCCGGCCCGGAAATGACGCTCGAGGGCACTGTAATAGATCACGTGGCCCGCGGCTACGCCAAGTTCTGCCGGCTGGCTGAGGAATTTGGCCTTCAAGAGCCCCTAAAGACCCATCTGGGGCACATCCTGCTGAGCCATCACGGACAGAAGGAGTTCGGCTCGCCGGTCCTGCCGGCCACGCCGGAAGCCCTCATCGTCGCCGCCGCGGATAATTTGGACTTTCTTTTGGCCTGCTGGAGCCAAGCGACCGGCGCGTTAGACGGCGGGACCGACCCAGGACAGGCCATATCGGCTTGGGACTTTTCCGCCCAACGACGTTTCTGGAAGTGGCGGCCTGACGACCCCGCCGGGAGCGAACCGTGTCATACCAATTTGAAGTAA
- a CDS encoding RluA family pseudouridine synthase codes for MSYQFEVTRHDDGRRLDALLRSIYPALPLGAMMKFFRKGSVRLDGARADFRTKVAAGQMVFVPWEAPDAQPEVQVRHRPLDVLYRSDSVLVINKPAGLLSQPDTKGEDSVATRALGYASDPAFGAQLVHRLDRNTSGVMILALDGQALRSLMVCFKERTANKTYLALVSGQLPPSGQIDAPLLKDPDKKLVRVASNGERAVTRFRRLATDGQFSLAEVEILTGRTHQIRVHMNHIGHPILGDAKYGDFSAKPQVRRLGIRRPMLHATCLVVNSPDDCLKEISGRRFDAPLAADMASVCQKLGFEIYS; via the coding sequence GTGTCATACCAATTTGAAGTAACCCGACACGACGACGGACGCCGGCTGGACGCCCTGCTTCGGAGCATCTATCCGGCGCTGCCGCTCGGCGCTATGATGAAGTTCTTCCGAAAAGGAAGCGTGCGCCTCGACGGGGCCCGCGCCGACTTTCGGACCAAAGTCGCCGCAGGTCAGATGGTGTTCGTCCCGTGGGAAGCACCCGACGCCCAGCCGGAAGTTCAAGTCCGACACAGACCGCTTGACGTCCTTTACCGGAGCGATTCCGTTCTGGTGATCAACAAGCCGGCCGGACTGCTCAGCCAGCCGGACACTAAAGGCGAGGACAGCGTAGCGACTCGCGCGCTCGGCTACGCCTCCGATCCGGCCTTCGGCGCCCAGCTGGTTCACAGGCTGGACAGGAACACATCAGGGGTCATGATCCTCGCGCTGGACGGACAAGCCCTTCGGAGCCTGATGGTCTGCTTCAAAGAGCGAACGGCGAATAAAACCTATCTCGCTCTGGTCAGCGGCCAGCTGCCGCCTTCCGGGCAAATCGACGCGCCGCTGCTCAAGGACCCGGACAAAAAACTCGTCCGAGTGGCGTCGAATGGCGAACGGGCCGTTACGCGGTTCCGACGCCTCGCCACCGACGGACAGTTCAGCTTGGCAGAGGTGGAGATCCTCACGGGCCGAACCCATCAGATCCGCGTCCACATGAACCACATCGGCCACCCGATCTTAGGCGACGCCAAGTACGGCGACTTCTCCGCCAAGCCACAGGTGCGCCGGCTGGGAATCCGCCGCCCGATGCTTCATGCTACTTGCTTGGTTGTGAACTCCCCGGACGACTGCCTGAAGGAGATCTCGGGGAGACGTTTCGACGCGCCGTTAGCGGCCGACATGGCGTCGGTCTGCCAAAAGCTTGGATTTGAGATTTATTCCTAA
- a CDS encoding Glu/Leu/Phe/Val family dehydrogenase, with product MAVVKRTSENVLLRTALANFYGAAEEMGLPDGLTDILAHSERKTCVSVPVEMDDGSIRVFEGFRVLHSSALGPGKGGVRFHQDVCMDECEALAFMMTWKCSLAGIPYGGGKGGVNCDSLKLSAKEKERIARTFAARIEPVVGAMTDVPAPDLGTDPQTMVWFTDTISKMRGRLEPAIFTGKPVSFWGARGRGAATGLGVATCAKALLDVVGAQVKGGKVTVQGFGNVGSFTAKFLHEFGMKVVAISDITGTYYCPDGLDIPKALAHAANDPKRLLTGFEKVQPGVKKMECADIFDIECEVMLPCAMEGAINAKNADKIKAKFIVEGANGPTTPEADEILAKKGVLVIPDFLANSAGVIGSYYEWCQDLSGDFWTEERYNERLVHQMTENFMRVWNYSKEHNVRMRRAAFLAAIHRVAEAVKMRGLFL from the coding sequence ATGGCTGTTGTGAAAAGAACTTCTGAAAACGTTCTGCTGAGAACCGCTCTGGCGAACTTCTACGGCGCTGCCGAGGAGATGGGGCTGCCTGACGGGCTCACGGACATTCTGGCTCACTCCGAGCGCAAGACCTGCGTTTCCGTCCCGGTTGAGATGGATGACGGATCCATCCGCGTCTTCGAGGGCTTCCGGGTACTGCACAGCAGCGCTCTGGGCCCCGGCAAGGGCGGCGTGAGATTCCACCAGGACGTCTGCATGGACGAGTGCGAAGCTCTGGCGTTCATGATGACTTGGAAATGCTCGCTGGCCGGCATCCCCTACGGCGGCGGCAAGGGTGGCGTCAACTGCGACTCCCTCAAGCTGTCAGCCAAGGAAAAAGAGCGTATCGCCCGCACGTTCGCGGCCCGCATTGAGCCCGTCGTCGGCGCTATGACCGACGTGCCGGCTCCCGATCTGGGAACCGATCCTCAGACCATGGTGTGGTTTACTGACACGATCAGCAAGATGCGCGGCCGGCTGGAACCCGCCATCTTCACCGGCAAGCCCGTGTCGTTCTGGGGCGCCCGCGGACGCGGCGCTGCCACCGGACTCGGCGTGGCCACCTGCGCCAAGGCTCTGCTTGACGTGGTCGGCGCCCAGGTCAAGGGCGGCAAGGTCACAGTTCAGGGATTCGGCAACGTGGGCAGCTTCACCGCTAAGTTCCTGCACGAGTTCGGCATGAAGGTCGTCGCCATTTCCGACATCACCGGCACGTACTACTGCCCGGACGGCCTCGACATTCCCAAGGCTCTGGCTCATGCAGCCAACGACCCGAAACGTCTGCTGACCGGATTTGAGAAAGTTCAGCCCGGCGTCAAGAAGATGGAGTGCGCCGATATCTTTGACATTGAGTGCGAAGTGATGCTTCCCTGCGCCATGGAAGGCGCCATCAACGCCAAGAACGCCGACAAGATCAAGGCTAAGTTCATCGTCGAAGGCGCCAACGGACCGACGACCCCCGAAGCCGATGAGATCCTCGCCAAGAAAGGCGTCCTCGTGATTCCTGACTTCCTCGCCAACTCGGCGGGCGTCATCGGATCCTACTACGAGTGGTGCCAAGACCTGAGCGGCGACTTCTGGACGGAAGAGCGCTACAACGAGCGTCTTGTCCATCAGATGACCGAGAACTTTATGAGAGTGTGGAACTACTCGAAGGAACACAACGTCCGCATGAGAAGAGCCGCCTTCTTGGCCGCTATCCATCGAGTTGCCGAAGCCGTCAAGATGAGAGGTCTGTTCCTGTAA
- a CDS encoding threonine synthase — translation MLVCARCGASFPDETNLWRCTCGGPFDYRFEQALSFDPEQLSRRHDGFWKYGRALGLRHPEKAARLGEGQTPLLPLEWDGRTVFWKLDFLLPTGSYKDRGTAVMAASLAETGRREIVEDSSGNAGSSLAAYCAASGITCHVFVPASTSEGKCLQIGSYGAHIHRVPGSREDTTAAAVAMGETHFYSSHNWNPWFALGVRTWALEAWEQMDFRAPDAVVVPAGQGSLVIGAFRAFQELAACGAISRMPRIYAVQAAECAPLAEAFDRGEDEPAAIEKGHTFAEGIASAEPVRGFQVIQAVRETGGRFVRVNNGQIAAGFKSLARRGLFVEPTSAVVAPALSELIKEGQILPNEITLTLLSGTGLKAVDHLAELEQIERKYL, via the coding sequence ATGTTAGTCTGCGCTCGGTGCGGCGCCTCGTTCCCTGACGAGACGAACCTCTGGCGGTGCACCTGCGGCGGCCCGTTTGACTACCGGTTCGAGCAGGCTCTCTCCTTTGACCCGGAGCAGCTGAGCCGAAGACATGACGGGTTCTGGAAATACGGCCGGGCGTTAGGACTCCGGCACCCCGAGAAGGCCGCTCGGCTCGGAGAAGGACAAACGCCGCTGCTGCCCCTCGAGTGGGACGGGCGGACCGTCTTTTGGAAGCTGGACTTTCTCCTGCCCACCGGCTCGTACAAAGACCGGGGAACCGCCGTCATGGCGGCGTCGTTGGCGGAAACCGGCCGGCGCGAGATCGTCGAGGACTCGTCGGGGAACGCCGGCTCGTCCTTGGCGGCCTACTGTGCCGCCTCCGGCATCACCTGCCACGTGTTCGTCCCTGCAAGCACGTCTGAGGGCAAATGCCTTCAAATCGGCTCGTACGGCGCTCATATTCACCGGGTTCCGGGCTCTCGGGAGGACACGACCGCCGCAGCAGTCGCGATGGGTGAGACCCACTTCTACAGCAGCCACAACTGGAACCCGTGGTTTGCCCTCGGGGTCAGGACTTGGGCTCTGGAAGCGTGGGAGCAGATGGATTTCCGCGCCCCAGACGCTGTCGTCGTGCCGGCCGGTCAGGGAAGTCTTGTAATCGGCGCGTTTCGGGCCTTTCAGGAGCTTGCCGCCTGCGGGGCTATCAGCCGAATGCCCCGAATCTACGCCGTCCAAGCGGCGGAATGTGCCCCACTGGCTGAGGCGTTCGACCGAGGGGAGGACGAGCCGGCGGCGATTGAAAAAGGGCACACGTTCGCCGAGGGCATCGCGTCCGCTGAACCCGTCCGGGGCTTCCAAGTCATTCAGGCAGTCCGGGAAACCGGCGGGCGTTTTGTCCGGGTCAATAACGGCCAAATCGCCGCGGGATTCAAGTCGCTGGCCCGGCGGGGGCTTTTCGTCGAGCCGACCAGCGCCGTCGTCGCCCCGGCGCTGAGCGAGCTCATCAAAGAAGGGCAAATTCTGCCCAACGAAATTACTTTGACCCTTCTGTCCGGCACAGGACTGAAAGCGGTCGATCACTTGGCGGAACTCGAGCAGATCGAGCGAAAATACCTGTAA
- the nifS gene encoding cysteine desulfurase NifS, with product MRKVYMDNAATTAVRREVLDVMLPFFSEEYFNPSSLYDFSDKAREGVKKARQQVASVIGAQPDEVFFTGGGSEGDNWAIKGTAWSKGASRPKLVTSPIEHHAVLHTMDFLRRNGFEIVTVPVDGEGVVTPEALEKAVDDKTCLVSIMFANNEIGTIEPIAQLAKVAHAKGALFHTDAVQAMTQTPINVKELDVDMLSAAGHKFQGPKGVGFIYIRKGLKIENLIHGGGQEKSRRGGTENVPGIVGMGMAIELAAKEMTKKNATLSAMRDRLIDGLLAAVPHSRVNGSRKNRLPNNCNLSFVGIEGETMLFDLDDAGIAVSTGSACASASLDPSHVLMAIGLKHEWAHGSVRLTLGAHTTDEDIDYVLDVLPKIVARRREMSPLWHEFLAAEGGK from the coding sequence TTGCGGAAAGTATATATGGACAACGCGGCGACGACTGCCGTTCGCCGCGAGGTTTTAGACGTCATGCTGCCGTTTTTCAGCGAGGAGTACTTCAACCCCTCGTCGCTTTACGACTTTTCGGACAAGGCCCGCGAAGGCGTTAAAAAAGCGCGTCAGCAGGTAGCCTCGGTCATCGGCGCCCAGCCTGACGAGGTATTCTTCACCGGCGGCGGCTCGGAAGGCGACAACTGGGCCATCAAGGGCACGGCGTGGTCGAAGGGAGCCAGCCGGCCGAAGCTGGTCACAAGCCCGATAGAACATCACGCCGTGCTGCACACGATGGATTTTCTTCGCCGGAACGGTTTTGAAATCGTGACGGTCCCCGTGGACGGCGAGGGCGTTGTGACGCCAGAAGCGCTGGAAAAGGCCGTAGACGACAAGACCTGTTTGGTGTCAATCATGTTCGCCAACAACGAGATCGGGACCATCGAACCGATCGCCCAGCTGGCGAAAGTCGCTCACGCCAAGGGCGCGCTGTTCCACACCGATGCCGTTCAGGCGATGACCCAGACTCCGATTAACGTGAAGGAGCTCGACGTGGATATGCTGTCCGCCGCCGGGCACAAGTTCCAAGGGCCCAAGGGCGTCGGCTTCATTTACATCCGCAAGGGGCTCAAGATCGAAAACCTGATCCACGGCGGCGGACAGGAGAAGTCGCGCCGCGGCGGCACCGAGAACGTCCCGGGCATCGTGGGCATGGGGATGGCTATTGAACTGGCCGCCAAAGAGATGACCAAGAAGAACGCTACGCTGTCGGCCATGCGCGACCGGCTGATCGACGGCCTGTTGGCCGCAGTGCCGCACAGCCGGGTCAACGGTTCCCGCAAGAACCGGCTGCCTAACAACTGCAATCTGAGCTTCGTCGGCATCGAGGGTGAGACGATGCTGTTCGACTTGGACGACGCGGGAATCGCCGTTTCAACCGGCAGCGCCTGCGCGTCCGCGTCGCTTGACCCGTCCCACGTGCTGATGGCCATCGGGCTGAAGCACGAATGGGCGCACGGCTCGGTGCGGCTCACGCTGGGCGCTCACACGACCGACGAGGATATTGATTACGTGCTCGATGTGCTGCCGAAGATCGTCGCCAGACGCCGGGAGATGTCGCCGTTATGGCACGAGTTTCTTGCCGCTGAGGGAGGCAAATAA
- the nifU gene encoding Fe-S cluster assembly scaffold protein NifU, translating to MMYSEVVMDHFRNPRNVGEIENPDGVGEVGNAKCGDIMRITLRIKDDVIEDIKFMTFGCASAIASSSMATTLIKGKTIQEALKITNKAVAEALEGLPAVKMHCSVLAEEAITAAINDYLTRQGRPTMKSLAGTHEHDHEN from the coding sequence ATGATGTACAGCGAAGTTGTAATGGACCACTTCCGCAACCCGCGCAACGTGGGGGAGATAGAAAACCCTGACGGGGTCGGCGAGGTCGGCAACGCCAAGTGCGGGGATATTATGCGAATCACCCTGAGAATTAAAGACGACGTGATCGAGGACATCAAGTTCATGACATTCGGTTGCGCCTCGGCAATCGCCAGCTCCAGCATGGCCACGACGCTCATCAAGGGCAAGACCATTCAGGAGGCCCTGAAAATCACCAACAAGGCGGTAGCAGAGGCGCTCGAAGGCCTGCCGGCCGTCAAGATGCACTGCTCCGTCTTGGCCGAGGAGGCCATCACCGCGGCGATCAACGACTACCTGACCCGCCAAGGCCGGCCAACCATGAAGAGTCTGGCTGGTACGCACGAGCACGATCACGAGAACTAA